In Clostridium sp. SY8519, one genomic interval encodes:
- a CDS encoding helix-turn-helix transcriptional regulator has product MNKEAMTAVEVAEMLNIAKNTVYELVKRGELNCYKVGRKMRFTYEDVQRYIQESREETMAEKEGEGNFGRTKADFVFPSGDRLQMGQKTVAETARTDRVFRLCGQDEILDMLLKYLNRQMPNLKTERVYKGSYDSLAALYKDQVSAAASHMWDMETNTYNFQHVRRLLPGCPAVIIHICSRTEGFYVAEGNPKKIKGWEDLKRYDISVANREPGAGSRVLLDEHLVELGIDGRDIEGYCTPRSSHLAVAAAVSKGEADIGVGTKKVALSIRGIDFIPLQEESYDLVIKKHNMPREPYRRLVEILQSPEFQEEFRFVNGYDIADMGKILGTVNE; this is encoded by the coding sequence ATGAACAAAGAAGCTATGACGGCGGTAGAAGTGGCGGAAATGCTTAACATCGCCAAAAATACGGTATATGAACTTGTGAAACGGGGCGAATTAAACTGTTACAAAGTCGGGAGAAAAATGCGCTTTACCTATGAAGATGTGCAGCGCTATATTCAGGAGTCCCGGGAAGAAACCATGGCGGAAAAAGAGGGAGAGGGGAACTTCGGACGAACGAAAGCCGATTTTGTTTTCCCGTCGGGAGACCGTCTGCAGATGGGACAGAAGACGGTGGCGGAAACAGCGCGGACGGACAGAGTGTTCCGGCTGTGCGGACAGGACGAAATCCTGGACATGCTGCTGAAGTATCTGAACCGGCAGATGCCGAATCTGAAGACAGAGCGGGTGTACAAGGGCAGTTATGACAGCCTGGCAGCTCTGTATAAGGATCAGGTCTCGGCCGCTGCCAGCCATATGTGGGACATGGAGACCAATACCTACAATTTTCAGCATGTCCGCAGGCTTCTTCCCGGCTGTCCGGCAGTGATCATCCATATCTGCAGCCGAACGGAGGGATTTTATGTGGCGGAAGGCAACCCCAAAAAAATCAAAGGCTGGGAGGATCTGAAACGTTACGATATCAGCGTGGCCAACCGCGAGCCGGGAGCAGGCAGCAGGGTTCTGCTGGATGAGCATCTGGTGGAGCTTGGGATTGACGGAAGGGATATCGAAGGATACTGTACGCCGCGGTCCTCTCATCTGGCTGTGGCGGCAGCTGTCAGCAAAGGAGAAGCGGATATCGGGGTAGGCACCAAGAAGGTGGCGCTGAGTATCCGCGGGATTGACTTTATTCCGCTGCAGGAGGAAAGTTATGATCTGGTGATTAAAAAGCACAATATGCCCAGGGAACCGTACCGGCGTCTGGTGGAGATTCTTCAGTCCCCGGAATTTCAGGAAGAGTTCCGTTTTGTAAACGGATATGACATTGCGGATATGGGTAAAATTCTCGGCACGGTGAATGAGTAA
- a CDS encoding rhodanese-like domain-containing protein translates to MKRPFIYHKTVQKQAMESPVKKVTLHEAAEKMKQMDRYYLVDVRDEMEYITGHARGSILFPVNTINAQTAAEILPDKEVPVFVYCRSGARSKRAALILAALKYRDVFDMGSLAGWTDMEY, encoded by the coding sequence ATGAAACGACCTTTCATATATCATAAGACAGTGCAGAAACAGGCGATGGAATCACCGGTAAAAAAAGTAACCCTGCACGAAGCAGCGGAAAAAATGAAGCAGATGGACCGGTACTATCTGGTGGATGTGCGGGATGAGATGGAGTATATCACCGGACACGCCCGGGGATCCATCCTGTTTCCGGTCAATACCATCAACGCTCAGACAGCGGCTGAGATTCTGCCGGACAAGGAGGTGCCGGTCTTTGTATACTGCCGTTCCGGCGCCCGGTCCAAGCGGGCGGCTCTGATTCTGGCCGCGCTGAAGTACAGAGATGTCTTTGACATGGGAAGCCTGGCAGGATGGACGGATATGGAATATTAA
- a CDS encoding hydantoinase/oxoprolinase family protein, whose product MISLGIDTGGTCTDAVLYDSESGEVLSAGKSLTTKGHLEDGIAAALDLLEPDQLRRAELAALSTTLATNACVENRGGRVRLLLIGADRKVLRSVYREYGFDSLEDIRVMDGLPEGGYVDPVQPDWDSLREMAHEFADAEAIGIVQSYPQRNSGAFEHRAKEILAETCQVPIVCGSDLFSDRNIIRRGAGTYLNIRLIPVIHEFLEAVRNVLDSRGLKLPVHIVRSDGSLMSEAFAREHPVETLLCGPAASAVGGAWLSGKSDALIVDIGGTTTDVALIKGNRAVTTEEGIRINGWKTFVKGMFVDTFGLGGDSAVRWSGRQAVLDACRVIPVAVACREDPSIRAKLKNLQARRYFLTEEPWEGFVLQKKEGKELAETQWERRFLERLQSGPILLEEAAQMGDRYRLEENLAPLEADGRIMRFGLTPTDMMHMTGDYTEYDGEASRMAAEIFGRIHGIRADALPELVYRAFVEKLVWNLERILLEQEYRHTYPEGLPEELLQYLKLTLDPKKDGVMRTEFHCPLPIVGVGGPAPIFLRPAAERLHTSFCLPRYAAVANAIGTLTGRVRVQESLDIIYHPSGSDPGFRVFTDGSNRDRATFEEAADTAAEYLCRLTRERARRMGARGEITCQTSVEKNEEMAGGSLFLFGGTVTVTASGSMI is encoded by the coding sequence ATGATCAGTCTTGGAATTGACACCGGCGGGACCTGTACGGACGCGGTGCTCTATGATTCGGAATCCGGAGAAGTGCTGTCCGCCGGCAAGTCGCTGACAACAAAGGGACATCTGGAAGACGGCATAGCGGCGGCGCTGGATCTGCTGGAGCCGGACCAGCTCCGCCGGGCGGAGCTGGCAGCTCTTTCCACCACACTGGCCACCAATGCCTGTGTGGAAAACCGGGGCGGCCGGGTACGCCTGCTGCTGATTGGAGCGGACCGGAAGGTGCTGCGGAGTGTATATCGGGAATACGGATTTGACAGTCTGGAGGATATCCGGGTGATGGATGGACTTCCGGAGGGCGGTTATGTGGATCCGGTGCAGCCGGACTGGGACAGCCTGCGGGAAATGGCCCATGAGTTTGCAGACGCGGAGGCCATCGGGATCGTGCAGAGTTATCCCCAGCGAAACAGCGGCGCCTTTGAACACCGGGCAAAAGAGATTCTGGCAGAGACCTGTCAGGTGCCCATTGTCTGCGGCAGCGATCTGTTTTCCGATCGCAATATCATACGGCGGGGCGCCGGGACTTATCTGAATATCCGGCTGATTCCTGTGATTCATGAATTTCTGGAAGCTGTGAGAAACGTACTGGACAGCAGAGGACTGAAGCTGCCGGTGCATATTGTGCGCAGTGACGGCAGCCTGATGAGCGAGGCCTTTGCCAGAGAGCATCCGGTGGAGACCCTTCTCTGCGGCCCTGCGGCCAGTGCGGTAGGCGGAGCCTGGCTCAGCGGGAAGTCAGACGCTTTGATTGTGGACATCGGCGGCACCACCACGGATGTGGCGCTCATAAAAGGAAACCGGGCGGTAACGACAGAAGAGGGCATCCGGATCAACGGGTGGAAGACCTTTGTCAAGGGGATGTTTGTAGATACCTTCGGCCTGGGCGGAGACAGCGCGGTCCGCTGGTCCGGCCGGCAGGCAGTGCTGGATGCCTGCCGGGTCATTCCAGTGGCGGTGGCCTGCCGGGAAGATCCGTCGATCCGGGCAAAGCTGAAAAACCTGCAGGCCCGGCGCTATTTTCTGACGGAAGAGCCCTGGGAGGGATTTGTCCTGCAGAAAAAAGAGGGGAAGGAACTGGCGGAAACCCAGTGGGAGCGCAGGTTCCTGGAACGGCTGCAGAGCGGTCCGATTCTGCTGGAAGAGGCGGCGCAGATGGGAGACCGCTATCGCCTGGAGGAAAACCTTGCCCCGCTGGAGGCAGACGGCAGGATTATGCGTTTCGGGCTGACGCCTACGGATATGATGCACATGACCGGCGATTATACGGAATATGACGGGGAAGCCAGCCGGATGGCTGCGGAAATCTTCGGCCGGATCCATGGAATCCGGGCGGATGCCCTGCCGGAACTGGTGTATCGGGCGTTTGTGGAAAAACTGGTCTGGAATCTGGAGCGGATTCTTCTGGAACAGGAATACCGGCATACGTATCCGGAGGGACTGCCGGAGGAACTGCTTCAGTATCTGAAGCTGACCCTGGATCCGAAGAAAGACGGCGTGATGCGGACAGAATTTCACTGCCCGCTGCCCATTGTGGGAGTCGGCGGCCCGGCGCCCATATTCCTGCGGCCGGCGGCAGAACGGCTGCATACTTCTTTCTGCCTGCCCCGGTATGCGGCAGTGGCCAATGCCATCGGTACGCTGACCGGGAGAGTCCGTGTGCAGGAAAGCCTGGATATCATTTACCATCCTTCCGGGAGCGATCCGGGGTTCCGGGTTTTTACAGATGGGTCGAACCGCGATCGGGCGACTTTTGAGGAAGCGGCGGACACCGCAGCGGAATATCTCTGCCGTCTGACCCGGGAACGGGCCCGCCGGATGGGAGCCCGGGGGGAAATTACCTGTCAGACATCGGTGGAAAAGAACGAGGAGATGGCCGGCGGTTCTCTGTTTTTATTTGGCGGGACGGTTACAGTGACCGCCTCCGGCAGCATGATCTGA
- a CDS encoding SDR family NAD(P)-dependent oxidoreductase: MRIVLITGASSGLGREYARQLDTSAKENFDEIWLIARRKEKLEELSRELQHTSRVLALDLTAEDACGQLEEALTAADARVHLFINCAGYAKIGNYAKVSRYDSAHMIDLNCKAAVCTTVSVLPYMEAGDRIIEICSTAAFQPLQHINIYGAGKAFLYHYTRALRMELLPRRIRVLAVCPFWIKDTEFISIAEHSEVPPEEKPPIRHYQFATTARAVVKKSLRASRAGFAVCTPSVFCFLHRLFSKVIPREALLYFWEFMRRI, from the coding sequence ATGCGCATTGTTCTGATCACCGGAGCATCCAGCGGCCTGGGCCGGGAATACGCCAGACAGCTGGATACTTCCGCAAAAGAAAATTTTGATGAGATCTGGCTGATTGCCAGAAGAAAAGAAAAACTGGAGGAGCTGAGCCGCGAACTGCAGCACACAAGCAGGGTCCTGGCGCTGGACCTGACCGCGGAAGACGCCTGCGGCCAGCTGGAAGAAGCGCTGACTGCCGCCGATGCCCGGGTGCACCTGTTTATTAACTGCGCCGGCTATGCCAAAATCGGCAATTATGCCAAGGTCAGCCGCTACGACTCCGCGCATATGATCGATTTAAACTGCAAAGCAGCCGTCTGCACCACCGTATCGGTCCTCCCATATATGGAAGCCGGGGACCGTATCATTGAAATCTGCTCCACCGCTGCCTTTCAGCCGCTGCAGCATATCAATATCTACGGCGCCGGCAAGGCATTTCTGTATCACTACACCCGGGCGCTCCGTATGGAACTGCTGCCGCGCCGCATCCGGGTGCTGGCCGTCTGCCCTTTCTGGATCAAAGATACCGAATTTATTTCCATCGCGGAACACAGTGAAGTTCCGCCAGAAGAGAAGCCGCCCATCCGGCATTATCAATTTGCCACCACAGCCCGTGCCGTGGTAAAAAAGAGCCTCCGGGCCAGCCGGGCCGGGTTTGCCGTCTGCACCCCCAGTGTGTTCTGCTTTCTGCACCGGCTGTTTTCAAAGGTAATCCCCCGGGAAGCTCTGCTCTATTTCTGGGAATTCATGCGGCGGATCTGA
- a CDS encoding TOBE domain-containing protein, giving the protein MISARNQIKGTVKEIKEGAVNGIVKVDAGNGITISSTISMESIHSLGLAPGKEVTAIIKATSVMIANGKLNISARNQLTGTVASIEKGAVNAIVKLDVPGGIGITSTISLEAVQDLGLAPGREATAIIKATSVMIGA; this is encoded by the coding sequence ATGATCAGCGCAAGAAACCAGATCAAAGGAACCGTAAAAGAAATCAAAGAAGGCGCAGTGAACGGAATTGTAAAGGTCGACGCAGGAAACGGCATCACCATTTCCTCCACGATATCCATGGAATCCATCCATAGCCTCGGCCTGGCTCCGGGCAAAGAAGTCACCGCCATCATCAAGGCCACTTCCGTTATGATTGCCAACGGCAAATTAAACATCAGCGCAAGAAACCAGCTTACCGGCACTGTAGCGTCCATCGAGAAGGGCGCGGTGAACGCGATTGTAAAACTGGACGTTCCGGGCGGCATCGGCATCACATCCACCATCTCCCTGGAAGCCGTTCAGGATCTCGGCCTGGCTCCGGGCAGGGAAGCCACTGCCATCATCAAGGCTACTTCCGTTATGATCGGCGCGTAA
- a CDS encoding CoA pyrophosphatase, translated as MDITEQIRKMYGDREPVLRESRQQGAGVLIPLLEKDGCTQVLFEVRASHLDAQPGEVCLPGGRMEPGENGAQTAVRETCEELLIPESQVEVISPLDGFIGPGGRPLWVTLGRLHDYRGTFSPEEVDHVFTIPLQWFAENEPERYVTRQATQPGENFPYDRIPRGRNYAWRERPYEVFFYNWPGEELWGITARIMHQLSEDCRMLCSGGK; from the coding sequence ATGGATATTACAGAGCAAATCAGAAAGATGTATGGAGACAGGGAGCCGGTTCTGCGGGAGTCCAGGCAGCAGGGCGCCGGTGTGCTGATTCCTCTGCTGGAGAAAGACGGATGCACACAGGTGCTGTTTGAAGTGCGGGCCTCCCATCTGGATGCCCAGCCGGGAGAAGTGTGTCTGCCCGGGGGCAGAATGGAGCCGGGAGAGAACGGCGCGCAGACAGCGGTGCGGGAGACTTGTGAAGAACTGCTGATTCCGGAGAGCCAGGTGGAGGTAATCAGTCCGCTGGACGGATTTATCGGGCCGGGGGGACGTCCCCTGTGGGTGACCCTGGGAAGGCTCCATGATTATCGGGGCACTTTTTCACCGGAAGAAGTGGATCACGTATTTACGATCCCCCTTCAGTGGTTTGCGGAGAATGAGCCGGAACGGTATGTGACACGTCAGGCGACGCAGCCGGGGGAGAATTTTCCCTATGACCGGATCCCCCGGGGCCGGAATTATGCCTGGAGGGAACGGCCTTACGAAGTGTTTTTTTATAACTGGCCGGGTGAGGAGCTCTGGGGAATTACCGCGCGGATCATGCATCAGCTGTCAGAAGACTGCAGGATGCTGTGCAGCGGCGGAAAGTAA
- the larA gene encoding nickel-dependent lactate racemase, which produces MKTVKFFYGKTTYDLEVPDDTPVLTSKVDQLKSDKNGLEIVREAMMNPIDSPRLCELAKGKPDCVIIISDHTRPVPSKDILPVMIEELRKGSPDIKITLLVSTGFHRPTTVEELKNKLGDELYNEFKDNIIVHDAHNPETNTKIGVLPSGPDCIVDKVAVNASLLVAEGFIEAHFFAGFSGGRKSILPGVADAVTVMGNHCSKFIDSPYARTGILDKNPIHEDMVAAARMANLAFICNVVIDEDKKTVAAFAGNFETAHRKGCDFISDYIAVKPAPADIVITTNGGYPLDQNAYQSPKGMTAGEATVKEDGVIIMLASCIDGTGGDFFYHIIADEPTIEDAYQKFLATEQNDTAPDQWCSQILARIVRKHKVIFVAEPEQKEMIEGLKMTYAPDLDTAYRMAREIKGEDASLTCIPNGISVVVRD; this is translated from the coding sequence ATGAAAACAGTTAAATTCTTTTACGGCAAAACAACCTATGATCTGGAAGTGCCGGATGATACTCCGGTGCTTACCTCCAAGGTGGATCAGCTGAAAAGTGACAAAAACGGACTTGAGATTGTCAGAGAGGCGATGATGAACCCGATTGACAGTCCGCGGCTGTGCGAACTGGCAAAGGGCAAACCGGACTGCGTCATCATCATCAGCGACCACACCAGACCGGTGCCCAGCAAAGATATTCTGCCTGTGATGATCGAAGAACTCCGCAAAGGAAGTCCGGATATCAAAATCACTCTGCTGGTATCTACGGGATTCCATCGTCCGACGACTGTGGAAGAGCTGAAAAACAAGCTGGGTGATGAATTATACAATGAATTTAAAGATAATATCATTGTCCATGACGCGCATAATCCGGAAACCAACACAAAAATCGGCGTGCTGCCGTCAGGCCCGGACTGTATTGTGGACAAAGTGGCAGTGAATGCTTCCCTGCTGGTAGCGGAAGGATTTATCGAGGCCCATTTCTTCGCGGGATTCTCCGGCGGACGCAAGAGCATCCTTCCCGGCGTGGCAGACGCGGTAACCGTTATGGGCAACCACTGCTCCAAGTTTATCGACAGCCCCTATGCCCGCACCGGTATTCTGGATAAAAACCCGATCCATGAAGATATGGTCGCCGCAGCCAGAATGGCAAACCTGGCCTTTATCTGCAATGTAGTCATTGACGAAGATAAGAAGACCGTTGCCGCATTTGCCGGCAATTTCGAAACCGCCCACCGCAAGGGCTGTGATTTTATTTCCGATTACATCGCGGTAAAACCTGCGCCTGCGGATATCGTCATCACCACAAACGGCGGATATCCCCTGGATCAGAACGCGTACCAGTCCCCCAAAGGCATGACAGCCGGGGAAGCCACCGTAAAGGAAGACGGCGTAATCATTATGCTGGCATCCTGCATTGACGGCACAGGCGGAGATTTCTTCTATCATATTATTGCGGATGAGCCCACCATTGAGGACGCTTATCAGAAGTTCCTTGCCACAGAGCAGAACGATACCGCCCCGGATCAGTGGTGCTCACAGATCCTTGCGCGGATTGTCCGCAAACACAAAGTGATTTTTGTGGCAGAACCGGAACAGAAAGAAATGATTGAAGGTCTGAAAATGACCTATGCGCCGGATCTGGATACTGCTTACCGGATGGCCAGAGAAATCAAAGGCGAGGATGCTTCCCTCACCTGTATTCCAAACGGAATCTCGGTAGTTGTCAGAGATTAA
- a CDS encoding precorrin-6B methylase produces MENQTFTNDVILSWLQYFARNTQIDLEKVKMIDITRKNKNVIPTVESHRVVLVFTEAGDEDIFYRMWNAGLGDCEVWYNDGSQPSGPIRHDHLRNMINRGINASAGMLIINDNARSTYKIGMDNGDFRRGSVRYVGSEIRSVILNKMHVGRQDNICVISGESIAIEAALIATEGTVIAVEYNQDDRETMRENIEYFGLHNVEVVDHVDSASMNGCPVPDQVFLVASASMEQELEYLTALNPEISVVIYTLDFMVAAEMEKTFERFDIQDPEIIQVAVSKLNAGHTFDQEPAPWIISGKAVRK; encoded by the coding sequence ATGGAAAATCAGACATTTACCAACGATGTGATTTTGTCCTGGCTGCAGTATTTTGCCAGAAATACACAGATCGATCTGGAAAAGGTAAAAATGATCGATATTACCCGAAAAAACAAAAATGTCATTCCCACGGTGGAATCCCACCGTGTGGTGCTTGTGTTTACCGAAGCCGGGGATGAGGATATCTTTTACCGGATGTGGAACGCGGGACTGGGAGACTGCGAAGTGTGGTACAATGACGGATCCCAGCCTTCCGGTCCGATCCGCCACGATCATCTGCGGAATATGATCAACCGGGGAATTAACGCGTCTGCCGGAATGCTGATTATAAATGACAATGCCAGAAGCACCTATAAGATCGGGATGGACAACGGGGATTTCCGCAGAGGATCCGTACGTTATGTGGGCAGTGAAATCCGGTCGGTGATTCTGAATAAGATGCACGTGGGAAGACAGGACAACATCTGTGTCATCAGCGGGGAAAGCATTGCCATTGAAGCGGCGCTGATCGCGACGGAAGGAACGGTAATCGCGGTGGAATACAACCAGGACGACCGGGAGACCATGCGGGAGAACATCGAGTATTTCGGGCTGCACAATGTGGAAGTAGTGGACCATGTGGACAGCGCCTCCATGAACGGGTGTCCGGTGCCGGATCAGGTGTTCCTGGTGGCTTCCGCCAGCATGGAGCAGGAACTGGAGTATCTGACTGCCTTGAACCCTGAGATCAGCGTAGTAATCTATACCCTGGATTTCATGGTAGCGGCGGAAATGGAAAAAACCTTCGAACGGTTTGATATCCAGGATCCGGAGATCATCCAGGTCGCGGTGTCCAAACTGAATGCCGGACACACTTTTGACCAGGAGCCGGCGCCGTGGATTATCTCCGGAAAAGCGGTGCGGAAATAG
- a CDS encoding LysR family transcriptional regulator: MTLKTLQIFVTVYREGSITGAACRLGITQPAVSSAIRELEHHFAVKLFQRSGRSIAKTPNADTLYDYASHITALYSDMNHAFRDADAGIPLRIGSSISIGTCILPRCIRAYIDHTHSPMPYVKIDSSDIIVRMIEENQLDYALIEGSTHSGRILSEPLITDRLIPVCSPDHPLASKKQLRLDDLREENFLLREKNSGTRQLAESVLAQHSFVLTPAWESTSTTAIMEAVSLNLGISILPARMLTAALAEGSLRELSLPGIRFQRQYSVIYHQNKYLTRRITDAIDFFKQYIRAM, encoded by the coding sequence ATGACTTTAAAGACACTGCAGATTTTTGTTACCGTCTATCGGGAGGGAAGCATTACCGGTGCCGCCTGCCGGCTGGGGATCACACAGCCCGCCGTCAGTTCCGCCATCCGGGAGCTGGAACACCACTTTGCCGTCAAACTGTTTCAGCGGTCCGGCAGAAGCATCGCGAAAACCCCAAACGCAGACACCCTGTATGACTACGCCTCCCACATCACCGCCCTGTACAGCGATATGAACCATGCCTTCCGGGACGCGGACGCCGGCATTCCGCTGCGCATCGGCTCCAGCATCAGTATCGGCACCTGTATCCTTCCCCGGTGCATCCGTGCCTATATTGACCATACCCATTCCCCGATGCCATATGTAAAGATTGACAGTTCTGATATTATAGTAAGGATGATTGAGGAAAACCAGCTGGACTATGCCCTGATCGAAGGAAGCACCCACTCCGGCCGGATTCTGTCCGAGCCCCTGATCACTGACCGGCTGATTCCGGTATGCAGTCCCGACCATCCGCTGGCTTCTAAAAAGCAGCTGCGTCTGGATGATCTGCGGGAGGAAAACTTTCTCCTCCGGGAGAAAAACAGCGGTACCCGGCAGCTGGCAGAATCGGTTCTGGCCCAGCATTCCTTCGTGCTGACTCCTGCCTGGGAAAGCACCAGCACGACGGCTATCATGGAAGCGGTATCCCTGAATCTGGGAATCTCCATTCTGCCGGCCCGTATGCTGACTGCAGCCCTGGCGGAGGGCTCCCTCAGGGAACTCTCCCTGCCCGGCATACGTTTTCAGCGCCAGTACTCCGTCATCTATCACCAGAACAAATATCTGACCCGCCGGATCACGGATGCCATTGATTTTTTCAAGCAGTATATCCGCGCCATGTGA
- a CDS encoding GTP pyrophosphokinase family protein, with protein sequence MEQHTRDELDRALEATVNEVVSDSDIQALLKYKKEAEAFQNLMMEYECAIREVRTKLEILNKELSLRTERNPFEAIKSRLKSPVSIYEKMKRRNIPFSVKNIEDNLTDIAGIRVSCSFIDDIYMLRNCLVEQDDIHLIEEKDYIAHPKTNGYRSLHLILDVPIFLTGGKKTRIVEVQFRTIAMDFWASLEHKLKYKKDIKDADAIVEELAYSAEMINQLDRRMLQIRERISASDEREMISKALKATEDGRGGTQE encoded by the coding sequence ATGGAACAGCATACACGGGACGAACTGGATCGGGCCCTGGAAGCCACAGTGAACGAAGTGGTCAGCGACAGTGATATCCAGGCGCTGCTGAAGTATAAAAAAGAGGCGGAAGCCTTTCAGAATCTGATGATGGAATACGAATGCGCCATCCGGGAAGTCAGGACAAAGCTGGAAATCCTGAATAAAGAGCTGTCCCTGCGGACAGAGCGCAATCCCTTCGAAGCGATTAAAAGCCGTCTGAAGTCACCGGTGAGCATTTATGAAAAAATGAAACGGCGGAACATTCCCTTTTCCGTGAAAAACATCGAGGACAACCTGACGGATATTGCGGGCATCCGGGTAAGCTGTTCGTTTATCGACGATATTTACATGCTGCGGAACTGTCTGGTGGAGCAGGATGATATTCATCTGATAGAAGAAAAGGATTACATCGCCCATCCGAAAACAAACGGATACCGCAGCCTGCATCTGATTCTGGATGTGCCGATCTTTCTGACCGGCGGAAAGAAAACCCGCATCGTGGAAGTGCAGTTCCGCACGATTGCGATGGATTTCTGGGCCAGCCTGGAGCATAAACTGAAATACAAAAAAGATATCAAGGATGCAGACGCAATTGTGGAAGAACTGGCATACAGCGCGGAAATGATCAATCAGCTGGACCGGCGGATGCTGCAGATCCGGGAGCGGATCAGCGCCAGTGATGAGCGGGAGATGATCAGCAAAGCCCTGAAAGCGACAGAAGACGGCAGAGGAGGTACGCAGGAATGA
- a CDS encoding DNA/RNA non-specific endonuclease: protein MKLKRRLSLLPLILALCAALSACSSGAVSGTAPASSAETSVRQEAASSGSDSSGSSKTAASSETPSSKSGSAGKSSGISLKKLPAYSGSPYIAVNKNRPSFSKKELSRRTSYQKFSPLDGLGRCGKTTACIGPDLLPRTKRGPIGSVRPSGWHTVKYPRLIRDRYLYNRCHLIAYELTGQNANEKNLITGTRYLNIEGMLPFENKVTDYIRTTGNHVLYRVTPIFKDRCLVASGVEMEARSLEDKGKGISFHVYCYNVQPGITIDYRDGSSRVSGSVSDTGTSSQAAAPKKHSAAAKSSGSSDTRQTYVLNTNSRKFHRPDCSSIRRIKPANKKKVTAGRSDLIREGYEPCGICTP from the coding sequence GTGAAACTGAAAAGAAGACTCTCTCTGCTCCCCCTGATTCTCGCGCTGTGTGCCGCGCTTTCCGCCTGCAGCTCCGGTGCCGTCTCCGGAACCGCCCCCGCTTCCTCTGCCGAAACTTCGGTTCGGCAGGAAGCTGCCTCCTCCGGTTCGGATTCCTCCGGCTCTTCCAAAACCGCTGCTTCCTCCGAAACCCCCTCTTCCAAATCCGGTTCCGCCGGCAAAAGCAGCGGCATTTCGCTGAAAAAGCTCCCGGCTTATTCCGGATCCCCTTACATTGCCGTCAACAAAAACCGTCCCTCATTTTCCAAAAAAGAATTAAGCCGCAGGACTTCTTATCAGAAATTCAGCCCGCTGGACGGACTGGGACGCTGCGGAAAAACCACGGCCTGCATCGGCCCGGATCTCCTTCCTCGCACCAAGCGAGGCCCCATCGGCAGTGTCCGCCCTTCCGGATGGCATACCGTCAAATATCCCCGTCTGATCCGGGACCGCTACCTGTACAACCGGTGTCACCTGATTGCCTATGAGCTCACCGGACAGAACGCCAATGAAAAGAATCTGATTACCGGTACCCGCTATCTGAATATCGAAGGCATGCTGCCGTTCGAAAATAAAGTAACCGACTATATCCGCACCACCGGCAATCACGTCCTGTACCGTGTCACTCCCATTTTCAAAGACCGCTGCCTGGTAGCCTCCGGCGTGGAGATGGAAGCCCGCTCCCTGGAAGACAAAGGGAAAGGCATCTCCTTCCATGTATACTGCTACAATGTGCAGCCGGGCATCACCATTGATTATCGCGACGGCAGCAGCCGGGTCAGCGGCTCCGTCTCCGACACCGGAACCTCTTCCCAGGCGGCAGCCCCCAAAAAGCACAGCGCTGCAGCAAAAAGCTCCGGCTCTTCCGACACCCGGCAGACCTATGTACTGAACACAAACAGCCGGAAATTCCACCGGCCGGACTGCAGCAGCATCCGCAGGATCAAGCCTGCCAACAAAAAAAAGGTTACTGCCGGCCGCAGCGATCTCATCCGGGAAGGGTATGAACCCTGCGGAATCTGCACTCCGTAG
- a CDS encoding helix-turn-helix transcriptional regulator, with product MTTRELNEAIGKRIAGLREQRHLTQDEFSELIGTSTKHCSAAERGVSGFSLEKLVRVSKLFDVSMDYLILGQKREETALTGFFPESILDIAASDNDDEKSVLLEYLQMYRKVRQLPEETS from the coding sequence ATGACTACGAGGGAGTTAAACGAAGCAATCGGCAAAAGAATCGCAGGTCTTCGGGAACAGCGGCATCTGACCCAGGATGAATTTTCCGAACTGATCGGCACCAGCACCAAGCACTGCAGCGCAGCGGAGCGGGGTGTTTCCGGTTTTTCCCTGGAAAAGCTTGTCCGCGTATCCAAACTGTTTGATGTGTCCATGGACTATCTGATCCTCGGCCAGAAGCGGGAGGAAACTGCGCTGACCGGGTTTTTCCCGGAATCTATTCTGGATATTGCCGCTTCCGACAATGATGACGAAAAATCTGTTCTGCTGGAATATCTGCAGATGTACCGGAAAGTCCGGCAGCTCCCGGAAGAAACTTCCTGA